CGAATAAACTAAGAAGGTCCACTTTTTAGGAATACCTATAAAACGAGAAGTCTGTAGATGGAGGAAAGCAAGAGAACAGGGCATTTGGGATCCAGATGGTCACCTAGGGAGGCTGTgcatgaggcaggaagattacacAGCTCAGCATAGATTGGCATCAACATCCTACTTTCCACGTTGAGTGGTGGTTTCCTGCGTGCTTGTTACTTTATTAAACCTTATTGGATTATAACAAATTGCTTATAATTAATCCAATCAAGGCCCCAAAAGAACAGTTTGATAATGCCTTTTAAAACATGATGATTTTCATAACTTCTGACTAAATAATCTCATTGTTATTtatgaggggaaaaaatgttcaaatcatatgtacaaaaataaatttcattgcgGTTATATGAAAAAGTGAATACGTTATTTACAgtaattatttgaaaaatctaTAATCCTTTTTAACATGTGTGATAGTTAAATGACTACTCCCCAAAccactccccacctcctccctgcctctgtgccaaCAGAACCCACTGGGGTGGCAGTGTGCCCAGTCACGGCCATGTTGGAGATGAATCATGATGGGTGTGAGGCCACACCAGCCCTCGCCAGTGACTCTGTTTGGTAACACCGGCAACCAGCAGGAGAGGACCGTGGAGCCCCTGCTTTTGGATGCCCAACCCCTGGCGCTGAATCAGGAGTTAGTCATAAATAGGTTGCAGGTGGGAAGAGCCATGTCCATTCTGGAATCCAGAGACGTCAGTGGCAGAGGGTCTAGGGGTAGACCCCCACATGTTCAGTGACAATTGAGGTGGGAACTAAATGTTTAAGTGATGTAGTAGTTTGGGGTTATTACCAGATTTACACAATCCTGTAACTATAGGGATTCAAATAATGAGAACATGGGTGGCAAGAATCCCTATATCCACTGATTatccttttttattctgttctgaTGGGACTTAATCAGTAAGAAAACGGCCAAAAGCTGTCTTTTAAGGGACAAGTAACCTTAGCTCTATTAGTTACTAACTGGCAACTGTCCAtagaataaaaggtaaaaaatatgcCTTGGATGATAAAATTGCTGACCGAAGAAACTGGTTAGGTCATCTATATTAATGTATTTCTGTATTTGGACCTATGGGGATCTGGGCCatgtgttttctgtttgtcttgCTTTGTTTTTGCAATCTAAGCTTTCTATTTCCTTGTCATGACATTTTCCTTTGGTTTACCCCTATTTTTTCCCCCCCGATTTTGTTCCTATAACTCCAACTCCAACATCAGCAGTATCTTCTGAGCTCCAAATTAAAGAATAACAGAACATGAACACTTGAAAAAGGGTGAAAGTATATGCCTCACTTTGTATATCTCCAAATACATAAGCATCAGTTTATAGGACAAATAGTACTAATGGAGTTattgaataaaatgtatttattcagcaTGTATTAGTATCTCTGCATCATGTATTCTGTTCAATGCTGGGGACAAGAAGTTGAAGATCACATggcaaaaataaacacacactttaaaaaataattttggtggctcggcacccatagcacagtggttacagtggcagccacatacaccatggctggtgggtttgaaacaggcccgggccagctaaacaacaatgacaactgcaataaaaaatagccaggcattgtggcgggcacttgtagtcccagctacttggaggctgaggcaagagaatcacttaagcctaagagtttgaggttgctgtgagctgtgacgccacagtactcttactgagagcaacataacgtctcaaaaacaacaacaataataataataattttgggctcagcacctgtagcacagcaactagggcaccagtcatatacactggagctggcaggtttgaacccagcccgggcctgtcaaacaatgactacaaccaaaaaatagccgggcaaagCCGGACtacagctgggtgcctgtagtcccaactacttgggaggctgaggcaagagaatcacttaagcccaagagttggaggttactgtgagctgtgatgccacagcactctaccagggcaacatagtgagactctgtctcaaaataaataaacaaaaataaataattttggtttTCCTTCTATTAGGATTTCATAAGACAGCACACACCtccaaaattaaaagtaaaaacatttaagTTTGGTAGCACATGGAAGGGAAAGAACGTGGACATTCTAAGCATTTGGAAATGAATTTCTCTATTTCCCTGCGAGAGTTAAGCCCACTCTGAAAGTAGCACAAAGAGGAGCAGATGATGACAGAAACACAATCTGACAAGGACCAAAGAACTTGTCAAACTAAATGATGGTCCAGCCATGCTATGGATCGCTAGATAATTATCAGAAGTGGTGTGAAACTCGCTGATGGAGAAAAGctcacaataaaaaatgaaaaatggttaTGAAACAGTATACGGTATAAACCCAACTTTTGAGAAAACAGTTGAAAAGATTTGACAAAATGTCAACAAGATACCTCTAATGTGACAGGAAAACATGCTATGTTTTAACTTGTCAATCCCTAACTTTTAATATACAACATGTATGACTTTTTCACTTTGGAGGAAGAAACGGTCAGatgttgggggaaggggaggaagcaaAAATGGCCTGCCGTTCTTGTTGCCAGGCTGGCTGGTTTCCTGTCTTGTCTTCCTAAAGGTTATTATTCTCCCTAACAATTTGGTTTCCCATATTTTGTGCCTGTGGCAGGTCACCCTCACAACCACCTTGTCATACTCACATGACCACTTGTCACTGTAAACTTATCAATGTTGATCTTGTGTACCGGTAACTTCAAATACTTATTCAgctcaaaaatctcaaaactaatACTTGGGGAAGCTCCTTCCTTCATCTGTCTCGTCTAAGTAGCAAACTTGTGGACTGAGATGGTGGCCAGTATCATTGTAGCTGTCACTCAATTGATGCATCTGTGGAGGTGTCTGCTGAAGGAACAGTAGCCCTAGAGTGATGCCTCTGCTCCCAGAACACTGCAAAATGCAGGGAGAATGAATGGGAGGGTGAGGTTTCATTCTCAGGATCTCTGGGCACCCACTCCTGCTGCAGAGATCTTTaaatgacactacagcactctaccaagggtgacaaagtgaaattgtctcaaattaataaataatcagATATACAACTGTctttacaaacaaaaaaagcacaccTGCTTAGCAGCCTCCACCTACCCTCTCTTCTTGCTCTGCAGGGATGCTGTGCTCTTAAGGGCTTCCCTATACCTTCTCTCACTTCTTCAGACCCTGCCTCCTTCCAGGCCTCCCAACCAGACTCCCACAGGGCCCCAGGGCACCCACCTCCCAAGGTGATGGTTTCAGGAGTAAAGCTGACTCATCATTGGGCCCCTGAGTGCACAGCTCAGAACTTACAAAAGAGATGAACTGTCCACATTATAAAAGGACAGTTTATAACACAGGATGGttctcattttgcttttcttaaaagGGATGAAAATCAATTAAATCCAAGGTTCCTCTTCCAATTCCCAGGGCTAAACACAAAGCATTACAGACCCAACACCTACTAACAGCACCAGTTCCATCCTGTGaattcccccccaacccccagctggCTTCAAATAAGATAATGGCAACCATGGAGCAAACACTAGCCCCATGGAGCAAACACTCAAGACTTCAGAACAAAGGCTACTAATGGTGTAATACTATTCTTTGGGCCCCTATCTACCCTACTGCCATCAATCCAACCACTATCTGTCACCCCAAGTTCCCTTTTCCTCCTCAGCCTTCCCATAGCAGTTAGTAAACACTAAGGAGAAGGtggggcgaggtggctcacacctgtaatcctagcactctgggaggcctaggtgggtggatcccttgagctcaggagttgggagaccagtctgagctaagagcaagaccccatctctaaaaatagccaggcattgtggagggaacatgtagtcccagctactcaggttgaagaaagaggatcacttgagacaagagtttgaggttgctgtgagctgtgatgccacagtactctaccaggggccacAAAGTGACaccctcatctcaaaaaaataaaaataaacactaggGAGATACCAGAGCACAGAAATGTGACTCTTGCCCTTGTGGCAATCAGACTAGTAAAAGACAGACACATAGCAAACTTAGAATTTTGACTAGGGCTGTGAAAGTCTGCATTGTACCTATAGTAGGGATATTTGATCCACTTAGGGTAACAACCAAGTAAACTTTAAAGGAGCTAGTAGGATTCACTTCAGTGAACAGTGAAGGGAGAATTCTGAAAAACAGCACATGAACAGGCATGTGGCCTTAGGATGCCCAGAAACAGAGCTAGTCTAAAAGCAGGTAGAGGTAGAACCCAGCCTTGTAGGTAACTTGGGGgcagggaagttttttttttcttttgagacagggttatCAGCCCTGGATCTTGCTaaagctggcctcaaactcctggcctcaagcaatcctcctgcctcagcctctcaaagcgCTGGGATTGCAGACCTAAGCCACTACTGCACCAGctgttatttgctttttaaagcaaTGACAAGATCTTAAATGGTTAGATCCACATTTTACCTTCCCATTAAGACCTCAGTTTTGCAGGTTAAGTACTGGAATTCCTTATGAGGAATGACATCCTAACAATGTGTGCCTCCCATAAAGGGAGATTTTAGAACAAATCTTACTTTGTGGGTAGGACATCTGCAGCCCCAGCGTGGCTAAAGGATCATCCAATAAGCATCATGCATTTGCTCCAACACTTGTAACTCTTGTGTTCCTGATGTTATTACAAAGGAAACCAAGAGATCCCCTGAAGTTACTTCAGGTGAATATCATCAGCTAAGAAATCAGTTCTCTTGAAGTTAAACGTATTTTCACAactccttttcctctttcatgatTGGTGTGATGGCCCCGAATGTTAAACCAACATTCGGGTCCAGTACAAAATGAAACctcttcaaaaacattttctctgtATAAACATTAACTGTGGTGCTTCTTGGTGATTCTGTTCTAATAAGCTAATACTAGTCTGCAGTAATTGTTCAATACAAAGCTTGCAACTTTTCTCAATTAGatgccagattaaaaaaaaaagagagaacaaggCCAGATgtggttgctcacgcctgtaatcctagcattccgggaggctgaggcaggtagatcgcctgagcaagagcaagaccaggtctttactaatagaaaaaaactagctgggtgttgtggcaagatGCCTACAGCCCTAGCTACTTGGTGAGAgcgaggaaggattgcttgagcagtTTGAGGTCCCTGTTTGCTAGCAGTGACACCATGTcagagcgagattctgtctcaaaaaaaaaaaaattatctccctTATATACAAACTGTACAGAACTGTACCCACCTCCTGCCCCAGATAATAATCTCCACTAACTATGGACTATTTCCTACAGCAAATACTCAAGATGATTCAGAAAATCCAGGCAAAGTAGAAGCAATGTATTTTGCAACAATTATTCTTCCAATGAGTAATTTGTAAATTCTCTCCCACCCAACATTAAACAGGTAAGTGAAGCAGCTTCCATATTTTAACTGTTACATGTAAGATTCAGAACGTCAACACCATACTTGCATTCTACATAATGTTACAAAACAACACATATACCTTAACTTTAAAATCTGAAAGGATTCATCCTAATTATGGGGGGAAAAAACTTCACATCTCACACACACTATTAAAGTCTGGTTCTGAATATAGCACAGCATATACAGCAATTCAGATTTTTTTAGTAACTACTGATGCCAGTTTATACATAAATTGCATTGAACTCAATTTCCCCCTTATTTCATTTTCCCACATATTGAAGTGaccttttatcttcttttagAGTAGGCAAGATAACTGAAGCTTTGGTAAACTGGACTATAGTACAAGAAAAATAGTTCCTATTTTTAAGATTACTAAGTGCTACAGTAGTGTTGATGCAATCAAACTACTTTAAGACTTAATTCACTTTTAAATGTGGAAAAGATAAAGGCTTAATCTGACAAAGTTTAACCACTTGTTTCCTCTGACTTAATATATTGCCCATTGTCATCATTGCAGTATTCCTAGTTCTTTGCTTGTACTACCCATACAAAActcctttgaaaaaaaataattacccaAAGCTGTATGCTCAGCTTGAATCCATCTTTAAAGCTTAGGGATAAGCAGCAAGAAACACGAAACATCTTCCTGGAGTATCAACTTTACACTGAACATCTAACATTAAAAACATGAGCTCAAAACTTATACTCATTTTTTAACAGTCAAGAATTCCCTAAAGCTCCACCCATCAACTGCTATTCCATCCATTTGAAGTTCTACATTAACATGGTTACCTTTGCCATAAAATAAAGCATAACCCTTAAAGTATCTATTTGATATGTACAAACTACATATTCTTAATGACAGGTCACAAAATTTAAGCAAGTTCTTCCTCAGGTGACCCTAGCCAAAATTAAAGTGGGGCAGACATTATTTTAGCTTGATAGCACTAACAATATTCACACCACTTAACTCCTAACCAAATAGGATACCCTGTTGACCTGTCATATCGTTTGACATGAttcaaatgtacaaaaaaaaccaaaaaaaacagatAGACCTAGGCAGAAATTAATCTGATTTCTAATTATGTGAAATCAGCAAGGAGATTTTAATATTAACATGGCATAAACCTCCCTATTTTAGCAGTTTTAAAATGCTTACAAACAAGGGATGAGCTCAACTTGCTTAGATATTTGAAATACAACTTTATTCTGATTCTAAACGAAAAGGAATGGGAATGACAATGACAAACAAGATTTCACCACTGGATATTGTGATGTGACTGTAGCAGTCTTATATTTGAAACTCAAGAAGGAATCGACTGCGTTCCAAACAGCTAAATATGCAGGTCCAAACAATgaaggttattttttttaaactgccacATTCACTCCAAAGCCCATTCATCTCCTTCAGCATCCCAGATGAAGCACATGTTCCGCTTAGCTAGGTAATAAAGTGGCACACACGCTGCACCGCTGACATCACAGGACAGCCTATAAAACTAGACTTTTGACGCTGGGCTCCAGCTTCATTCTCACAGGTCATCATCCTCATCCGGCAGAGCAGTTGTCTGAGCAACCTGAAGAGGAAAAATGGTAATATCCCAGATTAAAACAATCAGAAATGGAACAAACCAAATCTAACAGCCTTAAGGTAGATATGATACCTCTAAGTCATGTTCATATTGTGCTGCCAAAGCTGGGTCCATGACCACCTCTGGTGGGGCAAGAGCAGGCATGGCAACAAACTCCAAGTTAGGGTCTCCAATGAGCTTTCTAGCAAGCCAGAGGAAAGGCTTTTCAAAGTTGTAGTTACTTTTGGCAGAAATGTCGTAgtactgtttaaaaagaaaagtaaaatcaaccCATTACTAAAATAATGATTCTTCTCAAGACCCCCGAAGCTAAAAGATAAAATTCTTTCAATCCATACATATAAAGGACCAATAAATTTCACGGTCCTATATATAACCTTCTCAATGGACCATAAGTAAACAAGCAGCTTTAAATGTTAACATACCTGAAGATTCTTCTTTCGGTGGAAGACAATAGATTTTGCCTTCACTTTCCTGTCCTTAATATCCACTTTGTTTCCACACAACACGATAGGGATGTTTTCACATACTCGTACCAGATCTCTATGCCAATTAGGCACGTTCTTGTAAGTAACTCTTGATGTTACATCAAACATTATAATGGCACACTgggctgaaaagaaaaatttatggtAATTAGGACAAACCTAAGAAATTACAACCTGGATGAACAATGCTGAGTAAGAACCATAGACAACAATTTAGTTACAGTCTTAGACCTCACCCTGGGTCACCTAGATCTCCCACATACCCCACCTCCCCTCAGTGCAATCTCTAGGTCTATTCCTActctaaaaatgttaaattattgcACATACAACATTGCTTgccatttcttttcaaaagagaCCTTGAAAATCCAGCTTATCCTGTTAAATCTTTCCCCCTGAAATACTTCATCatactccctcattcccctaaaATATATTAATGGCAAATCATTACCATTCCAGAGAACCCACCTCTCATTCTGAAGGTGGAGCCTGGAAATATACtccttaaaatatctttaaataaatgaatatagtaggaattacaactatttaaaaaaaccCAGATCAAGCCTTTGTTGACCTGTAGGAACAGTACATAACTGTAACTAACAAAAACAACTAACCACCAACACAGCTTTCTGACTACAAAGAATTTTTAGAGGTAAAACCccctttatttatatatattcaagGAATGCATAAGACATGAAGTGTTCTCAAAAACTTTCATCAAGAAAGTAAGATTCCAGATAACTTTATTCACCTGTTTGATGTAATGAACatttatttccttacaagttTTTTTAATCAAGCCTTTTGAAAAAAGTTGTTTAAAGCCTTATAATGTTTCCAAAAGCTGGCCCAACGTGCAAACAAATTACAAAGACAACTTTCATAAATTTTCTCCTCCACCCAAATGGTGGGCAAGTGTCTGAATATAGCAAGCCTTTAACTTGAAAACTACACTACTTCTACTATAGTCAGTATTAACGGTGTCTACTAGAATAGATCTGTTTATGTTTAAATGACCTCCGAGACTCCAGTACACATCCACTCAAAATACGGTTAGACTGACAAATGAGATACCCACCTTGGATATAATAGCCATCTCTGAGACCACCAAATTTCTCCTGGCCAGCTGTATCCCATACGTTGAACTTGATGGGACCTCTGTTGGTGTGGAACACAAGGGGATGGACCTCAACGCCTAAGGTGGCTGAAACGGAAACATTTCACATCAGTAGCTGAATTTATCATTTTACACAAATTTCCAAAAACAGTTTTTCCCCACGTACCTACATACTTCTTCTCAAATTCACCGGTCAAGTGGCGTTTCACAAACGTAGTTTTCCCAGTCCCACCATCACCAACCAATACGAGCTGTCGGAGAGTAGATTATAGAAATAAACCCTAAACACTCGCACGGCTCAGGGCCCCACGATCTTGGCGCTGTGAAAGCGCTCTGGACAGCCATCCGCCCGCGCTGCGGAGCTCTGCACGCCCAGTGGGTAACCCCAGACACACAGAGCAGGAGAGGCGGGCCCAGCTGCGCCCCGCAGGCGACTTGGGCCGGGGGACTTTCAGCGtccccgcccccaccccgccGCCTCCCAGAGCCTAGCGCGCCGGGCCATCCCCAGGCCGCCGCCCGCGAGGTCGCACACCTTGAACTGGACTTGGGGCTCTCCCTGGGCGGCCATCCCGGTGTCCTGCGGAGAAAACGCACTGTATGCAGGCCGAGCAGGCCGCGGGCACATGGCGGCAAGGAGCCCGCGCCCCCCGCCGCCGCCCCACGTGCCGCCCACAAAGGCCTCCCGCCCGCGGCGGCGCCATGGCGGCGGGCCTGGGCCGCGGACGGCGGGCTAGACATCCCGGGCGCTGGGGGCGCGGGCGGCCGGGCCCGGGCGCGGGGCCTGAAGGGCCGAAGACCGGGAATCGGACGCAGCGGGCGGGGAGAGCGGTGAGGCGGGTACCCGACCCGGCCCGTCCAGGTCcccaacccggccccggcccgcGCTCGCCACCGCCTCGCAGCCGCCCACCTTCTGGCCGCCCGGCCTGGACCCCGGTTGCCTTCAGCCCCCAGACCCCGGCCCACCACCCCCGCCCGGCCCAGCTAGGCCCGCAGGACCCGCTACCTTCCAGAAGCGTCTCCGCGCCCGTCCGACTGAGGCTGGGAAGATGGCGGAAGCGCAATTCAAACGCCGGAGACGCAGCCGACGCCGGCGCGCGGGCAGGGCGGGGCCGGCACGGGGCGGGGATGGCGCGGGGAGGGGCAACGGCGCGGCGCCCGCCCACGTGGCCCGCGCGTGCGCGCACGCAAGCGGAGAGACTCAGGTGGTCGCTCCCTCTCGCCCTGAGCATAGGTTGGGCTGGCTGCACGGCGGGGCCACGTGGGAGGCCGAGCATGGCGCGCGCGCGCACAGCGGCCCGCGGGCTCGTGTGCGCCGGCTCGGAGGGCGGGTTCCCGGGCGCGCATGCGCCGACGGAGAGGCGGGCGTCCAGCTCTCCGGATTTCTTGGGCCGGCACTGGCGGCGGTTGTGAAGCGCAGTCAGCCTGCCTGATCTATCTTCCTTTCGCGCCCTCCCCCGGTGGGACTCTGCGCGCCGGCTCCCTCCTGGGCGGCCGAGGCAGTGCATCTCAGGGAGGCGCTGGTGTGTGCGCagcaagaaggaaggaatgaatgagtCCTGAGCTGGGCTTTCCTGGTCCAGTCTGCGCCCTGGCGTCTCTGCTGCTCAGTCCGCATGCCTTGGCCCTGACTCCTAGGGCAGGGCCCCAAGGCGGCCACGGCTTCCGCATATGGGAGTCGACCGCCTGGGCGCGTCCTTAAGCCGGGGCTGCGAGCGTGGGGGGTTGCCGACTGGGCGGCGGGCCTCGGGGGCCCTGGGGGGTGTCCGACGGACGTGAATGGGGCAGCGGGCTTGTGCTGCTGTGAGCGGACACCGTGTCAGGCGTCTAACGGGTGTAGATTGCGGGGGCGGCTGTTCTAAGACCGAGGGTGCAGATTCACGTCGCCGCACTTGGGGCAGACCTTGCGGGAAAACCAAGACCAGAGTCCTCTCGGGACTGAACCGAGCGCCCCAGGAGTAGCCGCGCTGACCTGGGCACCTTACAGCGGGTCCGCGACACTTGTAGGAACGCTCAGCGGAGCCCACTCAGATGCTGCTGGCGGAAAAGCAGAAACAGACCGGAGTGTCTTGGCTTAAGAATCACCAAGTCTAGGGCAATGTCGTGAAGTTAGGCCCGCACCTAAGCAGGATGTTGAGTGCGGTACAGCGTTTGAAGAGTGAAGGTAGTTTGTTTCAGCAGGGTCAGGGAGGTCTCAAAAGGATAATATTAAGGGAAGCAAGTTGGAGAGAGATGTAATCGTAACTTTATAAAGGCTAACACTACATGCTGTTACATAGAGAGGTTTTATATAGTATAGTATAATGCTgtgtatgtgaaaaaaataatttttaaagacagtctcacttcgtcgccctcGGTGGAGGGTGTGTCATAGCTCTcaacatcctcttgcctcagcctctggaatagctacAACTACGGGTGCCTGCCGGAACATCTGGCTAGGTTTTAagttttagagactggggtcttgctcctgctcaggctggtctccaactctgagctcaagcaatccactggcctcgggcctactagagtgctaggataataggtatGAGTCGCTTGTTTATGTGAATTTTTACAAATGCCTAAAACCATTTTCTTGgatatatgtttgtttgttttctcagaTTTACTTAACAGATTGTATTCTGATGGTATTGCTTCAGGAGAGAATAGAAAGTGTAATAGAAGTGGAAAGAGATCAGAGAAGACTAACTTTACCAACAATGTCCTGTTTGTTTAAAAAGGTAGTTGAAAATTAACCAGGCTTGGTGGTACCTACCTGTAGTCCAgcaactccagaggctgaggcaggatgattgaatctgcagggagctatgataatgccactgaactccatccagcctgggcctgtctcaagaactaaaaaaaaagtaattgaagCAAAGGTGACAACATATTAACTGTTGTACGATACTGGGTAGTGACCGTGTATACCTTTTGGCATTTTTCTCCCACAGAAATTTCAAGGGGAAATACAGTATTAGTTGTTTAAGCACCCAGTCTTCTAAGTAGAGCTGCTGGCTGGTTGGTTTGTTAGCTGTGAGTGTTATGAACTGGTCACACTCAGAAATGCTGAACATCATGTAAAGGAGCACAGTGAAAAGAACAGGAAAATAGACACAAGATAGCATAGATTATGTTTGCTCCACTGAAACGGTCTAAACTCATATTGTCAATGATTTTGCAGTTTACAGGGATAATTAACTCTCTGCCATTGAACATGGATTGCAAACCTGTGCTTAACTTGTAGTTGCAAAAATTGCAGCCAAATACACAGAAATAGGTTTAGACTTGccaaaaaagttgcaaaaatagtacaaagtAATTTCAACATACCTTTCCCTCACATT
The sequence above is a segment of the Nycticebus coucang isolate mNycCou1 chromosome 4, mNycCou1.pri, whole genome shotgun sequence genome. Coding sequences within it:
- the RAN gene encoding GTP-binding nuclear protein Ran; amino-acid sequence: MAAQGEPQVQFKLVLVGDGGTGKTTFVKRHLTGEFEKKYVATLGVEVHPLVFHTNRGPIKFNVWDTAGQEKFGGLRDGYYIQAQCAIIMFDVTSRVTYKNVPNWHRDLVRVCENIPIVLCGNKVDIKDRKVKAKSIVFHRKKNLQYYDISAKSNYNFEKPFLWLARKLIGDPNLEFVAMPALAPPEVVMDPALAAQYEHDLEVAQTTALPDEDDDL